The genomic DNA AACCCTCCGAAGTGGTTGACCGGGAGGTCAACCTTGCGGGTTGGTTGACGAGGACATCAACATTGCTGAAATAACATACTTACCTAAGATATCATACTCCACATTTACGGTCTCGCCAGTTTTTATTGTTCCGAGATTTGTATGTTCCAAAGTATGACCAATTAACGCTACGCTGAAATAGTTATTGCGCATATCAGCTATCGTTAAACTGACCCCATTAAGAGCAATTGAACCTTGGGGAACGATCATCTTTCTTTCCTTTTGGGGAAGTTCCAAATGCAAGTAATCGGTGCCTTCTATTTTTAAGCGCGAAATTATGCGCAATTTGTTGTCTATATGACCCTGAACCAGGTGTCCATCCAGACGGGAATTCAGTTTTAGCGCTCTTTCCAGATTGATAACTTTGCCCAAACACCAATTTTTAGCAGCAGTTTTTTGCAGAGTTTCCCGCATAACTTCTACACTAAAATATTTTGGTTCCAGCTCAATAACGGTTAGGCAAATTCCATCGCAGGCAATGCTACAACCAATCTTCAGGTCATCAAAAATAACAGGTTTAGTAATGGTAAACTTGCATTCCTTACCGGTAGGACTGAGATTTAAGATTTTTTCAGTTGCTTCAATGATGCCGGTAAACATCTTACTGAACCATATATCGGCGTTTCCAGGCATTGGCTAAAGTATTTAAATTACTATATTCCAGGTCTCCTCCAAAAGGAATACCTGTGGAAAGGCGAGTGATATTTAATCCCTTATCTTTAAGCAGCTCCCAAAGATAGTGAATTGTTGCTTCTCCTTCGGCAGAAGGTTTTAGGGCTAAAATCAGTTCACCGGGATGCAGTTCTTCTATTCTTTGCAATAACATAGCGGTGTTTATTTGTTCGGGTCCATAGCCATCCAAAGGGGAGAGCAAATGACCTAAAACAAAATATCTACCCTTAAATTCGTTCATTCCTTCCAAAATCTGGATGTCCGAACTATTTTCTACAACGCAAAGATAAT from Candidatus Cloacimonas sp. includes the following:
- a CDS encoding riboflavin synthase; the encoded protein is MPGNADIWFSKMFTGIIEATEKILNLSPTGKECKFTITKPVIFDDLKIGCSIACDGICLTVIELEPKYFSVEVMRETLQKTAAKNWCLGKVINLERALKLNSRLDGHLVQGHIDNKLRIISRLKIEGTDYLHLELPQKERKMIVPQGSIALNGVSLTIADMRNNYFSVALIGHTLEHTNLGTIKTGETVNVEYDILGKYVISAMLMSSSTNPQG
- the recR gene encoding recombination mediator RecR, producing MLFSENLERLIQSFNRFPGIGKKTAQRLAWYLVAQDKNFALNLAEIIKTTVENFTTCSRCNMLSESDPCPFCTSLDRVDNYLCVVENSSDIQILEGMNEFKGRYFVLGHLLSPLDGYGPEQINTAMLLQRIEELHPGELILALKPSAEGEATIHYLWELLKDKGLNITRLSTGIPFGGDLEYSNLNTLANAWKRRYMVQ